CCCGCGAAGCCGGAGCCCCGTGGAAGCCATGTCTTTTTATTACGCCGGAAAAACCCTTTCCCTTCGAAGTACCGGTAATATCAACGAATTCACCGGGTTCAAATATTTCAACCGAAAAGGTTGAACCCACATCGTATGTTTCCAGATCTTCGGGCGTAACCCTGAACTCCCGCAGAATTTTTGCCGGTGCTGCAGATACTTTCTTAAAATGGCCCGAAAGGGGTTTATTGACCCGCTGCACCTTTTGGATCTGTTCAAAACCGCACTGGAGGGCAGCATATCCTTCCTTTTTAAGACCTTTTTTCTGTACAACATAGCAGGGTCCTGCCTGTATGACGGTGACCGGTATCATGCCGCCGTGCTCATCGAATATCTCGGTCATGCCGATCTTTTTTCCTATAAGTCCGATTCCCATTGCTGCACCTCCAAAAAGTATAACAGCATAGTAGAAAATACTTTCAAAGTCAAGTTCTTTGGTATTTTGTGTGTATCCCCCCAGTCTTCGAAATTTGTCCGGCATGATACCATTGCAATTGAGACTGAGGGGATACTTTTATGGTCTTTTTGTGTAATATGGTCTATATTTTTCCGGTTTTTTTCAAAAAAAACTTAATTTTTCACTGATTTGTTCGAAAAGGTATATAGAAGCCATGATGAATCTTACTGTTAGAGATACCCTGCTGCAAAAGGCCACAGATTTAAAGATCATCCCGACGCTGAACGGCATCATCAATAAAGTCTTTCATATCCTGGGCAACAAAAATTCGTCCTTCAATGATCTCTGCGATGTGGTGCAATACGATCAGGCCATCTCGTCAAAGATCATCAGCATTGCCAACTCGGCATACTACAGCAGGGGCGTTGAGATCTTCCACCTACAGCGTGCCATGCTTACCATAGGTTTTGAAGAGATCAAGGGTATCGTGACATGTCTTTTGTTCATGGACAATATCCTGAAAAAGCTCAGGCTGAAAGAAGAAGACCTTTTCGGCCTCTGGGAACATTCCATCAAGGTAGCCTGTGCCGCCAAGATCCTTTCAGAAAGGATGCTCATTGAAGATCCTCAGAAGATATATACGGTATCATTACTCCATGATATCGGAAAGATCGTTTTTTATCTCGGCGTGGAGAACTATGGGGCACTGGTCCGTGAGGCCGAGAGGAATGGGCAGGATGCAAGTGTTCTGGAGAAGCAGAGGTTCGGCATAGACCACCAGGAGGCGGGGTATATCATCTCTATCAAGTGGAAGTTCCCTGATTATTTCGGCAATGTCATCCGCCACCACCACGAAAAGGGCTATGCCGGCGCATACGCGTCTCTTGTAAACATAGTGAACGCTGCCGACCAGTTCCTCCTTTTTCCTGAAAACGTACACACAAGTGAGGGTCTTATCCTCCAGAAAGAAAAAAATGGTATAACCAGGGAGATGGAAAAGATCATGAACTTTTTACAGCTGGTATAGTATGAGACACGGTGATCTCAAATCTGAATCACTAAAAGTGCAGTGGAATTTTTATGAGAGGGCTGTAAATAACTATTCCATTATCATGCGGATCATGAACAGTATTGACAACAGTGAAAGCCTCGTCAGGAATATGCCGAAGATTTTTGTAGAGGAATCGTTTTTCGATATGTGCAAGATCATCTTAGACGGAAACGGCACAATCCGCGAGGGTTTCTATAGCATAGACGGTACAGAGGACAGCATCGACAGTAAAAGTGTTTTGATAAAAAACGGCAACACCACTGTGCCGGCAATTATAGACGATGCATTCGGATACGGGGTTGTCTATATATATCCTCTCAAGCAGGACATCAGAACCATAGGTTTCGTTCTCCTTGGCAAAAAATACTATATGGATATCCAATTGAGATACTTGAGGGAACTGGAAATAGTCTGTGACATTTATAATAAAGCCCTGATCCTGAATATCAATGGCCATGATTATCAACAGGATATCGAAGGGAAGACCACCTTTGAACATATCGTTGACGGATTCCCCGATGCCTTCATGCTTGTCGATAAGGATGGTTTCGTCTGCTATGTCAATGAAAAGGCAAAGAATGAATTCGAGACGCAAAAAGGCTTTCTTACCGGGGAGAGGATCGACAAGGTCATCCCCGGCGTGACCGACGAAATCTTCAGAGAAAATGGCGTGCTCTATGGGAAGGTGACCTATAAATCCGGTAATGTCTATAAGATCTTCACGATAGAGCGTTTCCCTGTTCAGATAGATAGAGATGACGGGACGTTGCGGGGCATCATTTTTAAGGATGTTGCGGAACAGGCGATCAAAAAAGAAGAGCACCTGTTGCGCGAGAAGATGGGCAGCGTGGGGATGCTCGCCGGTGGTATTGCCCATGATTTTAATAACCTTTTGACGGGAGTGCTGGGGTACTCTTCGTTGATGAAAAAATTCCTCGCCGATAATCCGGCTTTACTCCGATATGCGGAGGCTATCGAACATTCCGCGCAGAGGGCTTCCAAACTGACGCAGCATCTGCTCAATTTTTCAAGGAGACAGAAGAGGACAACCGGTATCGTTCTTCTCAACGATCTCCTCGACGATATCCTTTATCTGTTGAAGGAGAGCTTTAAAGAGATAGAGATTGAAAAATCGTTCGATCCTGCCATACCCCCTATCAAGGGTGACGAAACGGAGCTTCAGAATGTTTTTCTTAATCTCTTTGTCAATGCGAAAGATGCTATGGAAGGCAAGGGTTCTTTACGGGTGAGGACTGAAAGGAGAGACTACGGCAATAGCGGGGAATTTGCGCTTATTGAGATCGAAGATACCGGGACGGGGATCGATGAGAAATTGCAGCAGAAGATCTTTGAGCCCTATTTTACTACGAAGGGGAACGGCTCCAATCTGGGTATGGGTTTGTACCTCGTTGATAAGGTGATAAAAGAACATGGCGGCTTCATTGAGGTAGAAAGCAGCGAGGGGAGGGGCACGAAATTTTGTCTTCACCTGCCCTTGCCGGTAGGCAGGATAAAAGAAAAGACAGCGCAGGAAAAGGTACAAAACAGTGAGATCATCGAAGGCAAAACCATTCTTGTTGTCGATGATGAGGAGATAATAAGGGAACTTTTAAAAAGAACGCTTGCAGAGGCCGGGGTCAAGGTGTTGGAAGCAGGGAACGGCACGGATTGCCTGAGGATCTTTCAGGATCATATCGATGAGGTTAAGGTTATTATCCTTGATATGATCATGCCGGGACTGAAGGGCGATGATGTACTGAAGAAGATCAGGGAGATTCGCTCAGATGTTGTCGTGATCATCGCCAGTGGTTTCATGGGTGACGAACAACGGGTAAAACTTAAAGAGTACAGGCCCGACGGGTTCCTGGATAAGCCCTTTACGGACAGGGATATTATCAGGTCAATTGTAAAGGTATTGTCAAA
The sequence above is a segment of the Syntrophorhabdaceae bacterium genome. Coding sequences within it:
- a CDS encoding HDOD domain-containing protein, with product MMNLTVRDTLLQKATDLKIIPTLNGIINKVFHILGNKNSSFNDLCDVVQYDQAISSKIISIANSAYYSRGVEIFHLQRAMLTIGFEEIKGIVTCLLFMDNILKKLRLKEEDLFGLWEHSIKVACAAKILSERMLIEDPQKIYTVSLLHDIGKIVFYLGVENYGALVREAERNGQDASVLEKQRFGIDHQEAGYIISIKWKFPDYFGNVIRHHHEKGYAGAYASLVNIVNAADQFLLFPENVHTSEGLILQKEKNGITREMEKIMNFLQLV
- a CDS encoding ATP-binding protein; translation: MRHGDLKSESLKVQWNFYERAVNNYSIIMRIMNSIDNSESLVRNMPKIFVEESFFDMCKIILDGNGTIREGFYSIDGTEDSIDSKSVLIKNGNTTVPAIIDDAFGYGVVYIYPLKQDIRTIGFVLLGKKYYMDIQLRYLRELEIVCDIYNKALILNINGHDYQQDIEGKTTFEHIVDGFPDAFMLVDKDGFVCYVNEKAKNEFETQKGFLTGERIDKVIPGVTDEIFRENGVLYGKVTYKSGNVYKIFTIERFPVQIDRDDGTLRGIIFKDVAEQAIKKEEHLLREKMGSVGMLAGGIAHDFNNLLTGVLGYSSLMKKFLADNPALLRYAEAIEHSAQRASKLTQHLLNFSRRQKRTTGIVLLNDLLDDILYLLKESFKEIEIEKSFDPAIPPIKGDETELQNVFLNLFVNAKDAMEGKGSLRVRTERRDYGNSGEFALIEIEDTGTGIDEKLQQKIFEPYFTTKGNGSNLGMGLYLVDKVIKEHGGFIEVESSEGRGTKFCLHLPLPVGRIKEKTAQEKVQNSEIIEGKTILVVDDEEIIRELLKRTLAEAGVKVLEAGNGTDCLRIFQDHIDEVKVIILDMIMPGLKGDDVLKKIREIRSDVVVIIASGFMGDEQRVKLKEYRPDGFLDKPFTDRDIIRSIVKVLSK
- the rplC gene encoding 50S ribosomal protein L3, with the protein product MGIGLIGKKIGMTEIFDEHGGMIPVTVIQAGPCYVVQKKGLKKEGYAALQCGFEQIQKVQRVNKPLSGHFKKVSAAPAKILREFRVTPEDLETYDVGSTFSVEIFEPGEFVDITGTSKGKGFSGVIKRHGFHGAPASRGSHEFFRHGGSIGQNMTPGRTMRGMKMPGHMGAKKVTIQNLKVVDVRSDTNILLVEGAIPGPANGFVIIKKAVKKQK